Proteins encoded together in one Xiphophorus maculatus strain JP 163 A chromosome 13, X_maculatus-5.0-male, whole genome shotgun sequence window:
- the LOC102218432 gene encoding sestrin-2-like isoform X1 — MASSSAPSFTFQANGEDNPRQVSGSGSSCRHLSDSESEICPTTKSLARLCSRDKDERAAALEKLSQKILECLELDRAGSARLSKQTLLHLLRLSRSCPLQEVRIRATELLCIAQEEGIEVPRALASGPSAFIPAKEILIEGLNQDVLIESFLSLGRVDHLTMVMALHPSYLSCFLRIQQALFELDGPLPRDWRHYVSVMAAARHHCSYMVQQHSKAFLEAGGEESWLGGIKHAPVKLRSLHTLNKLLAHRPWLITQQHIQELVCAGAEPRWSLAELIHAVILMAHTHSLCSFVWGCGLNPEPDHIGGYAFHPPSPSHIPRSPYSPAHEDGRQELVDGAVEVEVLMKRMVELQQQQEEEECTQEEMVTRFERERSESIPTAVVRGAPPELVLCLVEEPEFRYEDFAPRGEQSPPIMRAQDYSWEDHGFSLVQRLLPDMGQFLDEEFQVVSNLTYNRMAMHEDVDTYTLRKALWNYIHCLYGIRYDDYDYGSVNVLLERSLKVFVKTMACHPEQTTASTYHAFWRHFRHSEKVHANLIVMGARLQAALLYTLRSITAYIK; from the exons ATGGCCAGCAGTTCCGCACCAAGCTTCACATTCCAGGCTAATGGAGAAGACAACCCGAGGCAGGTGTCGGGCTCCGGGAGCTCATGTCGTCACCTCTCCGATTCAGAGTCCGAAATCTGCCCGACGACGAAGAGCTTAGCTCGGCTGTGCAGTAGGGACAAAGATGAGCGGGCCGCGGCTCTGGAGAAGCTGAGCCAGAAGATTCTAGAGTGTTTGGAATTGGACCGGGCCGGTTCGGCTCGGCTCAGCAAACAGACGCTTCTTCATCTACTCCGGCTGTCCAGGTCGTGTCCCCTTCAGGAGGTTCGGATAAGAGCCACCGAGCTGCTGTGTATTGCACAG GAGGAGGGGATTGAAGTACCTCGAGCCTTGGCTTCTGGTCCAAGTGCTTTCATTCCTGCAAAAGAG atattGATAGAAGGGCTAAACCAGGACGTCCTCATTGAGTCTTTTCTTTCACTGGGTCGAGTCGATCATCTCACCATGGTCATGGCGCTCCACCCGTCTTATCTGAGCTGCTTCTTGAGGATCCAGCAGGCTTTGTTTGAACTGGACGGCCCTTTGCCCCGTGACTGGAGACATTACGTTTCCGTAATG GCTGCAGCCCGACACCACTGTTCATACATGGTGCAGCAGCACAGCAAGGCTTTCCTGGAGGCTGGAGGGGAAGAGAGCTGGCTCGGCGGCATCAAGCACGCGCCCGTCAAACTCCGCAGCCTCCACACCCTCAACAAGCTGCTGGCACACCGACCCTGGCTCATCACACAGCAGCACATCCAG GAGTTGGTGTGTGCCGGGGCAGAGCCGCGTTGGTCCCTGGCCGAACTGATCCATGCCGTGATTCTGATGGCACACACTCACTCGCTCTGCTCCTTTGTGTGGGGCTGTGGGTTAAACCCAGAGCCGGACCACATTGGGGGCTACGCCTTCCATCCTCCGTCGCCTAGTCACATTCCTCGCAGCCCTTACAGCCCGGCTCATGAGGATGGCAGGCAGGAG CTGGTGGATGGAGCTGTGGAGGTGGAGGTACTGATGAAGAGAatggtggagctgcagcagcagcaggaggaggaggagtgcaCACAGGAGGAGATGGTCACTCGGTTTGAAAGGGAGAGGAGCGAGAGTATACCAACAG CGGTGGTAAGAGGAGCTCCACCTGAGCTGGTGTTGTGTCTAGTTGAGGAACCCGAGTTCAGATATGAGGACTTTGCCCCCAGAGGAGAACAGTCCCCACCCATCATGAGAGCACAG GATTATTCATGGGAAGATCACGGATTCTCTCTGGTGCAGAGGCTGCTTCCCGACATGGGTCAGTTCCTGGATGAGGAATTTCAG GTTGTGAGCAACTTGACTTATAACAGGATGGCCATGCATGAAGACGTGGACACTTACACTCTGAGGAAAGCTCTGTGGAACTACATCCACTGCCTCTACGGCATACG GTACGACGATTACGACTACGGCAGTGTCAATGTTTTATTGGAGCGCTCTCTGAAGGTCTTTGTTAAAACCATGGCCTGTCACCCTGAGCAGACCACTGCGAGCACATACCACGCCTTCTGGAGACACTTCAGACACTCCGAAAAG GTTCACGCCAACCTAATAGTGATGGGAGCTCGGCTACAGGCTGCTCTTCTTTATACTCTGAGGTCGATAACTGCCTACATTAAATGA
- the LOC102218432 gene encoding sestrin-2-like isoform X2: protein MSEEGIEVPRALASGPSAFIPAKEILIEGLNQDVLIESFLSLGRVDHLTMVMALHPSYLSCFLRIQQALFELDGPLPRDWRHYVSVMAAARHHCSYMVQQHSKAFLEAGGEESWLGGIKHAPVKLRSLHTLNKLLAHRPWLITQQHIQELVCAGAEPRWSLAELIHAVILMAHTHSLCSFVWGCGLNPEPDHIGGYAFHPPSPSHIPRSPYSPAHEDGRQELVDGAVEVEVLMKRMVELQQQQEEEECTQEEMVTRFERERSESIPTAVVRGAPPELVLCLVEEPEFRYEDFAPRGEQSPPIMRAQDYSWEDHGFSLVQRLLPDMGQFLDEEFQVVSNLTYNRMAMHEDVDTYTLRKALWNYIHCLYGIRYDDYDYGSVNVLLERSLKVFVKTMACHPEQTTASTYHAFWRHFRHSEKVHANLIVMGARLQAALLYTLRSITAYIK, encoded by the exons ATGTCG GAGGAGGGGATTGAAGTACCTCGAGCCTTGGCTTCTGGTCCAAGTGCTTTCATTCCTGCAAAAGAG atattGATAGAAGGGCTAAACCAGGACGTCCTCATTGAGTCTTTTCTTTCACTGGGTCGAGTCGATCATCTCACCATGGTCATGGCGCTCCACCCGTCTTATCTGAGCTGCTTCTTGAGGATCCAGCAGGCTTTGTTTGAACTGGACGGCCCTTTGCCCCGTGACTGGAGACATTACGTTTCCGTAATG GCTGCAGCCCGACACCACTGTTCATACATGGTGCAGCAGCACAGCAAGGCTTTCCTGGAGGCTGGAGGGGAAGAGAGCTGGCTCGGCGGCATCAAGCACGCGCCCGTCAAACTCCGCAGCCTCCACACCCTCAACAAGCTGCTGGCACACCGACCCTGGCTCATCACACAGCAGCACATCCAG GAGTTGGTGTGTGCCGGGGCAGAGCCGCGTTGGTCCCTGGCCGAACTGATCCATGCCGTGATTCTGATGGCACACACTCACTCGCTCTGCTCCTTTGTGTGGGGCTGTGGGTTAAACCCAGAGCCGGACCACATTGGGGGCTACGCCTTCCATCCTCCGTCGCCTAGTCACATTCCTCGCAGCCCTTACAGCCCGGCTCATGAGGATGGCAGGCAGGAG CTGGTGGATGGAGCTGTGGAGGTGGAGGTACTGATGAAGAGAatggtggagctgcagcagcagcaggaggaggaggagtgcaCACAGGAGGAGATGGTCACTCGGTTTGAAAGGGAGAGGAGCGAGAGTATACCAACAG CGGTGGTAAGAGGAGCTCCACCTGAGCTGGTGTTGTGTCTAGTTGAGGAACCCGAGTTCAGATATGAGGACTTTGCCCCCAGAGGAGAACAGTCCCCACCCATCATGAGAGCACAG GATTATTCATGGGAAGATCACGGATTCTCTCTGGTGCAGAGGCTGCTTCCCGACATGGGTCAGTTCCTGGATGAGGAATTTCAG GTTGTGAGCAACTTGACTTATAACAGGATGGCCATGCATGAAGACGTGGACACTTACACTCTGAGGAAAGCTCTGTGGAACTACATCCACTGCCTCTACGGCATACG GTACGACGATTACGACTACGGCAGTGTCAATGTTTTATTGGAGCGCTCTCTGAAGGTCTTTGTTAAAACCATGGCCTGTCACCCTGAGCAGACCACTGCGAGCACATACCACGCCTTCTGGAGACACTTCAGACACTCCGAAAAG GTTCACGCCAACCTAATAGTGATGGGAGCTCGGCTACAGGCTGCTCTTCTTTATACTCTGAGGTCGATAACTGCCTACATTAAATGA